A genome region from Pseudomonas sp. S06B 330 includes the following:
- a CDS encoding DUF2062 domain-containing protein encodes MPRRLFKRYMPDPTSIREHKSLRFLGRLLHDPNLWHLNRHSVARAMAVGLFAAFIPVPMQMLLAASLAIMIRGNMPIAVSLVWLTNPITMPPVFFCTYQMGAWLMQVPPRTLPQELTFEWITGELSTLWQPFLLGSVVCGVLLGALAYCLTMLYWRWWVGRQWRRRKQKVSGTHSTPTDQ; translated from the coding sequence ATGCCGCGTCGTCTCTTTAAACGCTACATGCCCGACCCGACCAGCATTAGGGAACACAAATCCTTACGCTTTCTCGGCCGGCTGTTGCATGACCCGAACCTCTGGCACCTGAATCGGCATTCAGTGGCGCGGGCGATGGCGGTTGGCCTGTTCGCAGCCTTTATCCCGGTGCCGATGCAAATGCTGCTGGCCGCAAGCCTGGCGATCATGATTCGCGGCAATATGCCGATTGCGGTCAGCCTGGTCTGGCTGACCAATCCGATCACCATGCCACCGGTGTTTTTCTGCACCTACCAGATGGGTGCCTGGCTGATGCAGGTTCCACCCAGGACCTTGCCGCAAGAGCTGACCTTCGAATGGATCACCGGCGAACTCTCGACCCTGTGGCAGCCCTTCCTGCTTGGCTCGGTGGTCTGCGGCGTGTTGCTCGGCGCCCTGGCCTACTGCCTGACCATGCTCTATTGGCGTTGGTGGGTAGGCCGGCAGTGGCGCCGGCGCAAGCAGAAGGTCTCAGGTACGCATTCCACGCCCACTGACCAGTAG
- a CDS encoding ABC transporter permease, with translation MSSELSANLVALNTIVYREVRRFTRIWPQTLLPPAITMVLYFVIFGNLIGRQIGDMGGFTYMEYIVPGLIMMSVITNSYGNVVSSFFGSKFQRSIEELMVSPVSPHTILIGYTLGGVLRGLAVGVIVTLLSLFFTDLQVHHLGVTILVVLLTATIFSLLGFINAVFARNFDDISIIPTFVLTPLTYLGGVFYSINLLPPFWQTVSMANPVLHMVNSFRYGILGVSDIRIGVAISFMLIATAVLYFGCNRLLVSGRGMRT, from the coding sequence ATGAGCTCGGAGCTAAGCGCCAATCTGGTCGCCCTCAATACCATCGTCTATCGCGAAGTGCGCCGTTTTACCCGGATCTGGCCGCAGACGCTGCTGCCCCCGGCGATCACCATGGTCTTGTACTTCGTGATCTTCGGTAACCTGATTGGCCGGCAGATTGGCGACATGGGTGGATTCACCTACATGGAGTACATCGTTCCGGGGCTGATCATGATGTCGGTGATCACCAACTCCTACGGCAACGTGGTCTCGAGCTTCTTCGGCAGCAAGTTTCAGCGTTCGATCGAAGAGCTGATGGTCTCGCCGGTGTCGCCGCATACCATTCTGATCGGCTACACCCTGGGCGGGGTGTTGCGCGGGCTGGCGGTAGGGGTGATCGTTACCCTGCTGTCGCTGTTTTTCACCGACCTGCAGGTGCACCATCTGGGTGTCACCATTCTGGTGGTGTTGCTGACAGCAACCATCTTCTCGTTGCTGGGTTTCATCAATGCGGTGTTTGCGCGCAACTTCGACGATATTTCGATCATTCCGACCTTCGTCCTGACGCCGCTGACCTACCTGGGCGGGGTGTTCTACTCGATCAACCTGTTGCCACCGTTCTGGCAGACCGTGTCGATGGCCAACCCGGTGTTGCACATGGTCAACTCGTTCCGTTACGGCATTCTCGGGGTGTCGGACATTCGCATCGGCGTGGCGATCAGCTTCATGCTGATTGCCACCGCCGTGCTGTACTTCGGTTGCAATCGCCTACTGGTCAGTGGGCGTGGAATGCGTACCTGA
- a CDS encoding DNA internalization-related competence protein ComEC/Rec2, whose product MRTGMLALALGLLCLSVLPVLPSVGILAVLTIIGLFCLPFRMRPLGLFLLGVCWACLSAQQALDDRLVPTLDGRTLWLEGRVVGLPQQSERSVRFDVEGAQSRRGQLPQRLQLSWFGGPAVNSGERWRLAVTLKRPHGLLNPHGVDREATLLARRIGATGTVKAGERLTSAEGAWRDSVRQRVLSVDAQGREAELVALVLGDGAGLARESWQALQATGTVHLLVISGQHIGLFAGLIYGLIAGLARLGWWPQALPWLPWACGLAFAAALSYGLLAGLQVPVQRACVMLAVVLLWRLRFRHLGVGLPLLLALNAVLLWEPLASLLPGFWLSFGAVAVLVFTFSGRLGSWRPWQAWGRAQWMIALGLLPILMALGLPVSLSAPLANLFAVPWISLAVLPLALLGTLLLPVPFVGQGLLWLAGGLLDGLFRLLGHLAQLQPAWIPQPLPWPLWLLLALGTVLVLLPPGLPMRVLGWPLLLLAVFAARERIPHGQLEVWQLDVGQGLAFVLRTREHVLLYDAGPAMGDHDLGERVVLPTLHKLGVKAVDLMVLSHADADHAGGASALQRGLPVRQILSGEAAKLPPALQAQACVNGQRWQWDGVNFSVWHWQGARDSNQGSCVVLIEAGGERLLLTGDLDVAGERAWVRDWQATGIDWLQAPHHGSRTSSSQALLTATTPRGVLISRGRYNAFGHPHAEVMERYSINGIEAYDSAVHGALRLRLGTFGEPLALRNQRRFWRDPG is encoded by the coding sequence ATGCGCACAGGGATGTTGGCGCTGGCACTTGGCCTGTTGTGTCTGAGTGTACTACCGGTTTTGCCATCGGTCGGGATACTGGCCGTGTTGACCATTATCGGACTTTTCTGCCTGCCTTTTCGGATGCGTCCACTCGGTCTGTTTCTGCTGGGTGTGTGTTGGGCCTGCCTGTCGGCGCAGCAGGCGCTGGATGATCGCTTGGTGCCAACGTTGGATGGGCGCACCCTATGGTTGGAGGGTAGGGTGGTCGGCTTGCCTCAGCAAAGCGAGCGATCAGTACGCTTCGACGTTGAGGGCGCCCAGTCGCGACGTGGACAGCTGCCACAGCGCCTGCAACTGAGTTGGTTTGGCGGGCCTGCGGTCAATAGTGGCGAGCGCTGGCGGCTGGCAGTCACCCTCAAGCGTCCCCATGGTTTGCTCAACCCGCACGGTGTCGATCGTGAGGCTACCTTACTGGCCCGGCGTATCGGCGCTACCGGTACCGTCAAGGCCGGGGAGCGCCTGACGTCTGCAGAAGGCGCTTGGCGTGATAGCGTGCGCCAGCGCGTGTTGAGTGTGGATGCGCAGGGGCGCGAGGCGGAACTGGTGGCGCTGGTATTGGGCGATGGCGCAGGCTTGGCGCGGGAGAGCTGGCAAGCGCTACAGGCCACCGGCACCGTGCACTTGCTAGTGATCTCCGGGCAGCACATCGGCTTGTTCGCCGGTCTGATCTATGGGTTGATTGCTGGCCTGGCTAGGTTGGGCTGGTGGCCGCAAGCCTTGCCCTGGCTGCCTTGGGCCTGTGGGCTGGCCTTTGCCGCCGCGTTGAGCTACGGCCTGCTGGCCGGTTTGCAGGTGCCGGTGCAGCGAGCCTGTGTGATGTTGGCCGTGGTGTTGCTCTGGCGTTTGCGTTTTCGCCATCTAGGCGTGGGATTGCCGCTACTGCTGGCGCTCAATGCGGTGTTGCTGTGGGAGCCGCTGGCGAGTCTTTTGCCGGGTTTCTGGTTGTCTTTCGGCGCCGTTGCGGTACTGGTGTTCACCTTTAGTGGTCGGCTGGGCAGCTGGCGCCCTTGGCAGGCGTGGGGCCGGGCGCAGTGGATGATTGCCTTGGGCTTGCTACCGATATTGATGGCACTGGGGCTGCCGGTCAGCCTCAGTGCGCCGCTGGCCAATCTGTTCGCCGTGCCCTGGATCAGCCTGGCAGTGTTGCCGTTGGCGTTGCTGGGAACCTTGCTGTTGCCCGTGCCGTTTGTTGGGCAGGGTTTACTCTGGTTGGCTGGCGGTTTGCTTGATGGTCTGTTCCGCCTGCTGGGACACCTTGCTCAGTTGCAGCCCGCATGGATACCGCAGCCGTTGCCGTGGCCGCTGTGGTTATTGCTGGCCCTGGGCACGGTGCTGGTATTGCTGCCCCCTGGCTTGCCAATGCGTGTTCTGGGCTGGCCCTTGCTGTTGCTGGCGGTATTTGCAGCGCGAGAGCGCATACCGCATGGTCAGCTGGAGGTCTGGCAACTGGACGTTGGTCAGGGCCTGGCGTTCGTGCTGCGTACCCGTGAGCACGTGCTGCTGTACGACGCCGGGCCGGCAATGGGTGATCACGATTTGGGTGAACGCGTGGTATTGCCGACGCTGCATAAGCTGGGGGTGAAGGCGGTTGACCTGATGGTGCTCAGCCACGCTGACGCTGACCATGCCGGTGGCGCATCAGCGCTCCAACGCGGCTTGCCGGTGCGGCAAATACTCAGCGGTGAAGCTGCCAAGCTGCCGCCCGCTTTGCAGGCCCAAGCCTGTGTCAACGGCCAGCGCTGGCAGTGGGATGGGGTCAATTTCTCTGTCTGGCACTGGCAAGGCGCACGCGACAGCAATCAGGGTTCGTGCGTCGTGCTGATCGAGGCGGGCGGTGAGCGTCTGCTGCTCACCGGCGATCTCGATGTCGCGGGCGAGCGGGCCTGGGTCCGTGACTGGCAGGCCACCGGCATCGACTGGCTGCAAGCGCCGCATCACGGCAGTCGCACATCCTCCAGTCAGGCGTTGCTGACGGCCACGACGCCGCGTGGCGTGTTGATTTCCAGGGGGCGCTATAACGCCTTTGGCCATCCCCATGCCGAGGTCATGGAACGCTACTCGATAAATGGCATCGAAGCGTACGACAGCGCTGTGCATGGTGCGCTACGCCTGCGTCTGGGGACTTTTGGCGAGCCGTTGGCGTTACGCAACCAACGCCGGTTCTGGCGCGACCCGGGTTGA
- a CDS encoding ABC transporter ATP-binding protein codes for MSSALSIRQLTKTYGNGFQALKGIDLDVAEGDFFALLGPNGAGKSTTIGILSTLVNKTSGTVSIFGNDLDRQPAALKRCIGVVPQEFNFNQFEKTFDIVVTQAGYYGIPAKVAKERAEKYLTQLGLWDKRDVPSRSLSGGMKRRLMIARALIHEPRLLILDEPTAGVDIELRRSMWSFLTELNQQGITIILTTHYLEEAEQLCRHIGIIDHGTIVENTSMRALLSKLHVETFLLDLKQDLPQAPNLVGYPCRLVSPHTLEVQVDKEVGITALFGQLALQNIEVQSLRNKTNRLEELFVSLVEKNLAKVAV; via the coding sequence ATGAGTTCTGCTCTGTCCATAAGGCAGCTAACCAAAACCTACGGCAACGGTTTCCAGGCCCTCAAGGGTATCGACCTGGATGTCGCCGAAGGTGACTTTTTCGCCTTGCTCGGCCCCAACGGCGCCGGCAAGTCCACCACCATTGGCATTCTCTCGACCCTGGTCAACAAGACCAGCGGCACGGTGAGCATCTTTGGCAATGACCTCGATCGCCAGCCGGCGGCGCTCAAGCGCTGCATTGGCGTGGTGCCGCAGGAATTCAACTTCAACCAGTTCGAAAAAACCTTCGACATCGTTGTGACCCAAGCCGGTTACTACGGCATCCCGGCCAAGGTGGCCAAGGAGCGTGCCGAGAAGTATCTGACCCAGCTCGGTCTGTGGGACAAGCGCGATGTGCCGTCGCGTTCTCTGTCTGGCGGCATGAAGCGGCGCCTGATGATTGCCCGGGCGCTGATCCATGAGCCGCGCCTGCTGATCCTCGACGAGCCGACGGCGGGTGTGGATATCGAACTGCGCCGCTCGATGTGGAGTTTTCTGACCGAGCTGAACCAGCAGGGCATCACCATCATCCTCACCACCCATTACCTGGAAGAGGCTGAGCAACTGTGCCGCCACATCGGCATCATCGACCACGGCACCATTGTCGAGAACACCAGCATGCGCGCGCTGTTGAGCAAGCTGCACGTCGAGACCTTCCTGCTCGATCTCAAGCAGGACCTGCCGCAGGCGCCGAACCTGGTCGGTTATCCGTGCCGGCTGGTCAGCCCGCACACCCTGGAAGTGCAAGTGGACAAGGAAGTGGGTATCACGGCGTTGTTCGGCCAACTGGCCTTGCAGAACATCGAAGTGCAAAGCCTGCGCAACAAGACCAATCGTCTCGAGGAGTTGTTCGTGTCTCTGGTTGAGAAAAACCTGGCGAAGGTGGCGGTATGA
- a CDS encoding MotA/TolQ/ExbB proton channel family protein, translating into MWELVKSGGWMMLPIILSSIAAMAIVAERLWTLRASRVTPPHLLGQVWMWIKDKQLTSDKLKALRADSPLGEILAAGLANSRHGREIMKECIEEAAARVIHELERYINALGTIAAMAPLLGLLGTVLGMIDIFSSFMGSGMTANASVLAGGISKALITTAAGLMVGIPAVFFHRFLQRRIDELVVGMEQEAIKLVEVVQGDRDVDLAEGKA; encoded by the coding sequence GTGTGGGAATTGGTCAAGTCCGGTGGTTGGATGATGCTGCCGATCATTCTGAGTTCCATCGCCGCCATGGCTATCGTTGCCGAGCGCCTCTGGACCTTGCGCGCCAGCCGGGTCACGCCGCCGCACCTGCTCGGTCAAGTGTGGATGTGGATCAAAGACAAACAGCTGACCAGCGACAAGCTCAAGGCCCTGCGCGCGGACTCACCCTTGGGCGAGATCCTCGCCGCAGGTCTGGCCAACTCCCGCCATGGTCGCGAGATCATGAAGGAGTGCATTGAAGAAGCCGCCGCTCGCGTCATCCACGAGCTGGAGCGTTACATCAATGCCCTGGGCACCATCGCCGCCATGGCGCCGCTACTCGGTCTACTTGGTACCGTACTGGGCATGATCGACATTTTCAGCTCGTTCATGGGCAGCGGCATGACCGCCAACGCCTCGGTACTGGCCGGTGGTATCTCCAAGGCGCTGATCACTACGGCGGCGGGTCTGATGGTGGGTATTCCTGCGGTGTTTTTCCACCGTTTCCTGCAGCGCCGCATCGATGAGCTGGTGGTCGGCATGGAACAAGAAGCTATCAAGCTGGTTGAAGTGGTGCAGGGTGACCGTGATGTCGACCTGGCTGAGGGCAAGGCGTGA